In a genomic window of Zingiber officinale cultivar Zhangliang chromosome 9B, Zo_v1.1, whole genome shotgun sequence:
- the LOC122024843 gene encoding OVARIAN TUMOR DOMAIN-containing deubiquitinating enzyme 6-like: protein MTRIFVQRGSSSSNSNRSQSNSGSHSSQDSSSSREDSEKQIVEDRNPIEDSGDRLENVEDKILNSDGSSQGINVEGGTNICAEEVKFSTNDVLDSAVCKGETSEHHLGQEAAVRSSIATLVIGSSQIATSASYPPPPPAPPLNPFSTNQSSRRMGLGLSNSVRIGSSRRQSAWPVVGTRSPSNSHPSSPRLYGEGDGYNSADEQGPGYVASYGDPERERLFEFEIRRTKGFEVKKMLEDGNCLFRAVADQVYGDVEAYDMTRQMCVDYMEKERDHFSQFVIEGFTSYCKRKRRDKVHGNNIEIQAFAEMYNRPIHIYSYSPEPINIFQGSYVTDVPPIRLSYHHGNHYNSLVDPRRTTVGAGLGFSSLRGRNINTDQVKAAIKAQQDQQIDNALVAEGRFYSDLELTEKEIERMVMEASRAEYLAKKVKQYPSFIESSTSRAEPSSSVAKTGSSQSLLEGEDEVLLPEMMLTSSMQAVLSMGFGYMQAREAYSIFGDDVDSMICYLLEMGNSGTSLAEGKNGHKGKAAE, encoded by the exons ATGACTAGAATCTTTGTTCAGCGTGGTTCTTCTTCCTCAAATTCTAATCGATCTCAATCAAATTCGGGATCGCACTCTTCCCAGGATTCCTCTAGTTCTAGGGAGGACTCAGAAAAACAGATTGTTGAAGATCGGAATCCAATAGAAGATTCTGGAGATCGCTTAGAGAATGTCGAggataaaatcttgaactctgATGGATCTTCTCAAGGAATTAATGTTGAGGGTGGGACTAATATATGTGCTGAAGAAGTCAAGTTTTCAACTAATGATGTCCTGGATTCTGCTGTTTGTAAGGGAGAAACTAGTGAGCATCATTTGGGCCAAGAAGCTGCTGTTCGATCCAGCATAGCTACATTAGTAATTGGTTCATCTCAGATTGCTACAAGTGCTTCCTACCCTCCACCGCCTCCAGCCCCACCATTGAATCCTTTTTCAACTAATCAGAGTTCTAGGAGAATGGGATTAGGATTGTCAAACTCTGTGAGGATTGGTTCTTCAAGAAGGCAATCAGCTTGGCCAGTTGTTGGAACACgttcaccttcaaactctcatccTTCTTCCCCCAGGTTATATGGTGAAGGGGACGGTTACAACAGTGCTGATGAGCAAGGCCCTGGCTATGTGGCCTCATATGGTGATCCG GAGAGAGAAAGACTGTTTGAATTTGAGATACGACGGACAAAAGGTTTTGAAGTGAAAAAGATGTTGGAGGATGGAAATTGCCTTTTTCGAGCTGTTGCGGACCAAGTTTATGGTGATgtagaagcatatgatatgacaCGGCAAATGTGTGTTGATTACATG GAAAAGGAACGGGATCATTTTTCTCAGTTTGTAATTGAAGGCTTCACATCATActgcaaaagaaaaagaagagacaaG GTCCATGGAAACAACATTGAGATCCAGGCATTTGCAGAAATGTACAACCGCCCTATACATATCTACTCCTATAGCCCTG AACCTATTAACATCTTTCAAGGGAGTTATGTCACTGATGTTCCTCCTATTCGGTTAAGTTATCATCATGGCAACCATTACAACTCACTTGTTGATCCACGTAGGACGACAGTGGGTGCAGGTCTTGGATTCAGTAGTCTTCGAGGA AGAAACATAAACACGGATCAGGTGAAGGCTGCCATTAAAGCACAGCAAGACCAGCAAATTGATAAT GCACTTGTGGCTGAGGGGCGCTTCTACTCTGATCTGGAACTAACCGAGAAGGAAATTGAGAGGATGGTGATGGAGGCTTCACGAGCTGAGTATTTGGCTAAGAAGGTGAAGCAGTATCCATCCTTTATCGAGTCATCGACATCCAGGGCAGAACCATCATCTTCTGTGGCTA AAACAGGGTCGTCACAATCTTTATTAGAGGGCGAGGATGAGGTCTTGTTGCCAGAGATGATGCTGACCAGCAGCATGCAGGCGGTTCTGTCCATGGGCTTCGGCTACATGCAGGCAAGGGAAGCCTATAGCATCTTTGGCGACGATGTGGATTCAATGATCTGCTACCTGCTGGAGATGGGCAACAGTGGCACTTCACTGGCCGAGGGGAAGAATGGACACAAGGGGAAAGCAGCGGAGTGA